A single Terriglobia bacterium DNA region contains:
- a CDS encoding HigA family addiction module antidote protein — MRMYNPPHPGSVLRDYLQGVSVTNAARHLGVTRVALSRILNGSAGISADMALRLSDALGTSPDLWSGMQAQYDLWQASRKKRKKVGRLVAA; from the coding sequence ATGAGGATGTACAACCCACCCCATCCGGGAAGTGTATTGCGGGACTATCTGCAAGGCGTGTCGGTGACCAATGCGGCCAGGCACCTGGGTGTCACCCGGGTTGCGTTGTCGCGCATCCTGAACGGCAGCGCGGGAATATCGGCTGACATGGCTTTGCGACTGTCCGATGCACTTGGCACCAGTCCCGATTTGTGGTCCGGGATGCAGGCACAATACGATCTGTGGCAGGCATCGAGAAAGAAGCGGAAAAAGGTTGGGCGGCTGGTCGCAGCATGA
- a CDS encoding type II toxin-antitoxin system RelE/ParE family toxin — MIKSFRHKGVEQYFKNGSKARIQAKHAERLRKQLFALDSARAPQDMNAPGWRLHRLRGDLENHWAVEVSGNWRLTFAFEGEDAVLVDYKDYH, encoded by the coding sequence GTGATCAAGAGCTTCCGGCACAAAGGTGTCGAGCAGTACTTCAAGAACGGCTCGAAAGCCAGGATTCAGGCGAAGCACGCGGAACGCCTTCGTAAGCAGCTCTTTGCTCTGGACAGCGCCAGGGCTCCGCAAGATATGAACGCTCCGGGCTGGAGGCTGCATCGTTTACGGGGAGATTTAGAGAACCACTGGGCCGTGGAAGTGAGCGGAAACTGGCGTCTTACATTTGCCTTCGAAGGTGAGGACGCAGTGCTGGTGGACTACAAGGATTATCACTGA
- a CDS encoding DUF2007 domain-containing protein, translating to MATKPMPNEELVQVFGSNEESEAMVVSGLLETAGIDCMVTAIAAPQDVLPGVGGTVVKVAAEEADEARRIIEEYRASAAGELNSENEEEEPA from the coding sequence ATGGCCACCAAACCTATGCCCAATGAAGAGCTGGTGCAGGTGTTTGGCTCCAACGAAGAATCGGAAGCGATGGTAGTGAGCGGATTGCTCGAGACCGCCGGCATCGACTGCATGGTGACCGCCATCGCTGCTCCCCAGGACGTGCTGCCCGGCGTCGGCGGCACAGTGGTCAAGGTTGCCGCGGAAGAGGCCGACGAGGCGCGCCGCATCATCGAGGAGTACCGGGCCAGCGCGGCGGGCGAGCTCAATTCGGAGAATGAAGAGGAAGAACCGGCCTGA